In Schistocerca serialis cubense isolate TAMUIC-IGC-003099 chromosome 3, iqSchSeri2.2, whole genome shotgun sequence, the following proteins share a genomic window:
- the LOC126471330 gene encoding uncharacterized protein LOC126471330 — MDATTAPCGASASHRPRGRHHRPLPLVMLVPHAARCLPDATTSHCPQQCEFRPSPPWRAPLPSAPGGASDALRPSGRHHCPSGASVACRPPGCHQYLQPVEMLVPPATCRPPGHHHWPLPPVVPVSPTAPMYATTAHHPWRCQCLSPPQWMPPPPAIPGSARATSAPLDATTAPGGASATRCPPGRHHCLVPLAVTVLPSIHLNATTAPSSASATCCPPGRHDCLVPLAVPVLPSAPLDATTAPSGACATCCPPGRHHCLVPLAVPVLPSAPLDATTAPSGASATHCPPGRHHCLVPLAVPVLPSAPWTPPLPPAEPQNQCHPLPPWKAPLSSAPGSASAALRPPGRHHCPSSASAIRCPPGRHHCLVPLAVPVLPSAPQDATSAPSVASATRRPPGRHHCLVPLAVPVLPSAPLDATTTLSSASATRCPPGRHHCLVPLAVPVLPSAPLDATTAPSSASATRCPPGRHHCPQRCQCHPPPYWAPPLATAHSDASAARHPLGWHHCPPPLEMLVPPAGALDVTTVCSHRRCLCRLPGCCQLQSVQSPSRSLLNEYQIRSAC, encoded by the exons ATGGACGCCACCACTGCCCCCTGCGGTGCCAGTGCCTCCCACCGTCCTCGTGGACGCCACCACCGCCCGCTGCCCCTGGTGATGCTAGTGCCGCATGCTGCCCGCTGCCTGCCTGACGCCACCACTTCCCACTGCCCCCAGCAATGCGAGTTCCGCCCATCGCCTCCCTGGAGGGCGCCACTGCCTAGTGCCCCTGGCGGTGCCAGTGATGCCCTCCGCCCCTCTGGACGCCACCACTGCCCCAGCGGTGCCAGTGTTGCATGCCGTCCTCCTGGATGCCACCAGTATCTGCAGCCCGTGGAGATGCTAGTGCCACCTGCCACCTGCCGCCCTCCTGGGCACCACCACTGGCCACTGCCCCCGGTGGTGCCAGTGTCACCCACCGCCCCCATGTATGCCACCACTGCCCACCACCCCTGGAGATGCCAGTGCCTCTCGCCACCCCAGTGGATGCCACCACCGCCCGCCATCCCCGGCAGTGCCAGGGCTACCTCCGCCCCCCTGGACGCCACCACTGCTCCCGGCGGTGCCAGTGCCACCCGCTGCCCCCCTGGAAGGCACCACTGCCTAGTGCCCCTGGCAGTGACAGTGCTGCCCTCCATCCACCTGAACGCCACCACTGCCCCCAGCAGTGCCAGTGCCACCTGTTGCCCCCCTGGAAGGCACGACTGCCTAGTGCCCCTGGCAGTGCCAGTGCTGCCCTCCGCCCCCCTGGACGCCACCACTGCCCCCAGCGGTGCCTGTGCCACCTGCTGCCCCCCTGGAAGGCACCACTGCCTAGTGCCCCTGGCAGTGCCAGTGCTGCCCTCTGCCCCCCTGGACGCCACCACTGCCCCCAGCGGTGCCAGTGCCACCCACTGCCCCCCTGGAAGGCACCACTGCCTAGTGCCCCTGGCAGTGCCAGTGCTGCCCTCCGCCCCCTGGACGCCACCACTGCCCCCAGCAGAGCCA CAGAACCAGTGCCACCCACTGCCCCCCTGGAAGGCACCACTGTCTAGTGCCCCTGGCAGTGCCAGTGCTGCCCTCCGCCCCCCTGGACGCCACCACTGCCCCAGCAGTGCCAGTGCCATCCGCTGCCCCCCTGGAAGGCACCACTGCCTAGTGCCCCTGGCAGTGCCAGTGCTGCCCTCTGCCCCCCAGGACGCCACCTCTGCCCCCAGCGTTGCCAGCGCCACCCGCCGCCCTCCTGGACGCCACCACTGCCTAGTGCCCCTGGCAGTGCCAGTGCTGCCCTCTGCCCCCCTGGACGCCACCACTACCCTCAGCAGTGCCAGTGCCACCCGCTGCCCCCCTGGAAGGCACCACTGCCTAGTGCCCCTGGCAGTGCCAGTGCTGCCCTCCGCCCCCCTGGACGCCACCACTGCCCCCAGCAGTGCCAGTGCCACCCGCTGCCCCCCTGGACGCCACCACTGCCCCCAGCGGTGCCAGTGCCACCCACCGCCCTACTGGGCACCACCACTGGCCACCGCCCACAGTGATGCCAGTGCCGCCCGCCACCCCCTTGGATGGCACCACTGCCCACCACCCCTGGAGATGCTAGTGCCGCCCGCCGGCGCACTGGATGTCACCACTGTCTGCAGCCATCGGCGGTGCCTTTGCCGGCTGCCAGGATGCTGCCAGCTCCAATCTGTCCAGTCACCGAGTCGGTCACTGCTAAATGAATATCAGATACGAAGTGCCtgttga